A stretch of Thermodesulfovibrionales bacterium DNA encodes these proteins:
- a CDS encoding glycosyltransferase family 2 protein, whose translation MSVEGLIIIPAFNEALNIGRVLNDIKTHAPDLDVIVVDDGSTDSTADVAAQCNTDVLRLPHNLGIGGAMQAGYKYAERKGYEMAVQFDGDGQHRADQLEALITPIIHGAADFAIGSRFLGEKAYQGQFARLFGIKILSRVVSLLVGRRITDPTSGFRAANRKVMAFFTRNYPDDYPEPEAVVLLHRAGFRTIEVPVLMRERLSGSSSITSVNAFYYMVKVLLAIMIDMVKRVPMG comes from the coding sequence ATGTCAGTAGAAGGTCTCATCATTATACCTGCCTTTAATGAAGCATTGAACATCGGGAGGGTGCTGAATGATATCAAGACCCATGCCCCGGATCTCGATGTCATTGTGGTGGATGACGGCTCGACAGACTCTACAGCGGATGTTGCAGCGCAGTGTAACACAGATGTTCTTCGCCTGCCTCATAACCTCGGCATTGGCGGAGCGATGCAGGCGGGTTACAAGTACGCGGAAAGAAAAGGCTATGAGATGGCAGTGCAGTTCGATGGAGACGGCCAGCATAGGGCTGATCAACTCGAGGCGCTTATCACGCCCATTATACATGGAGCAGCAGATTTTGCGATAGGGTCGAGATTTCTTGGTGAAAAGGCGTACCAAGGGCAATTCGCCAGACTCTTCGGCATAAAGATTCTGTCCCGGGTGGTTTCTCTTCTCGTCGGCCGGCGGATTACTGATCCGACTTCCGGTTTTAGGGCTGCCAATCGGAAGGTTATGGCTTTTTTTACCAGGAATTACCCCGATGACTATCCGGAGCCTGAAGCTGTTGTGCTCCTTCACCGGGCGGGCTTCAGGACGATAGAGGTCCCGGTGCTTATGCGAGAACGGCTTTCCGGCAGTTCGTCCATAACATCTGTGAACGCTTTCTACTACATGGTAAAGGTGCTCTTGGCGATAATGATCGATATGGTGAAGAGAGTGCCGATGGGGTAA
- a CDS encoding DUF2304 domain-containing protein, translating into MDIIPFLTSCVTALILMSVVELIRRNRLKEKYSLLWLVAAFVMLFFSISRSSLEWLSLLVGIQYPPSFIFILAFLFLIVINVHFSTVISELFEKNKDLTQEVALLRKSLEEKREADN; encoded by the coding sequence ATGGATATCATACCTTTTCTGACTTCCTGCGTCACGGCGCTGATCCTCATGTCTGTGGTCGAACTCATCAGGAGAAACAGACTTAAGGAGAAATATTCGCTTCTGTGGCTTGTCGCCGCTTTTGTCATGCTTTTTTTCTCAATATCACGAAGCTCTTTGGAATGGCTATCCCTGCTCGTAGGCATTCAGTATCCACCTTCTTTTATCTTTATTCTCGCCTTTCTGTTCCTCATTGTAATCAACGTGCACTTTTCTACTGTCATTTCCGAACTCTTTGAAAAGAATAAGGACCTGACTCAGGAGGTAGCCCTGCTCAGGAAGTCACTTGAGGAGAAGAGGGAAGCAGACAACTGA
- a CDS encoding tetratricopeptide repeat protein — protein MKREQHLVQTTAPFGEAIPSGISAIHYILLIVVCLLAYVNTFRAPFQYDDVDRMLKRPFVQDIRLFFDPAGRERFAHEHDFSRRSVGYFTFALNYATQNGKTAGYHAVNLAIHTLNAFLVYALVVLTFRTPNMRGSSLGGRARTVAFFSALLFAGHPIQTEAVTYIVQRLTSLATFFYLLSLVLYITWRLEGHEKPGRWFFYGSSLLSAVFAMKTKEISFTLPAIVTLYEMMFFRGKVGSRLLGLIPLLMTMLIIPMSMAGTTGKPLGELMGDAGGMFRAHSALSRWEYLATEMRVIITYIRLLFWPMGQSLDHDYPLYDSFFVPAVFLSFLILSAIVAIGAYSLYHSRVVPQDSRSSSSPGTRHSLRLVAFGIFWFFITLAVESSIIPIADVISEHRLYLPSIGFILACTSALFGGAEKLTSRRKGSVKVLITLLAITSLFLAGLTFARNIVWSSEVSLWEDVIQKSPMKARGYNGLGLAYYNMRQYDRAIAQFERAVALYPSYGAAFNNLGNALYQKGLYDRAIEAETRAIALGSDNPVFYFGRGMSLAKKGDYDSAIKDYTRAIAIDPGYADAYNNLGFVYHLRGAFSLAIEQYSQAIALDARNALFFENRGLAYAGNGELDKAIEDYSQAIAFDPSLVSAYSGRGIAYSLEGRHVQAMSDFDHAIFLEPGNAESYVSRGVAKMRAGHRGEALADFQHACDKGSEAGCRALQKVGQK, from the coding sequence ATGAAGCGAGAACAGCACCTCGTGCAGACAACAGCCCCTTTTGGAGAGGCGATTCCCTCCGGCATATCTGCGATTCATTATATCCTCCTGATTGTCGTCTGCCTTCTTGCTTATGTGAATACCTTTCGTGCGCCTTTTCAGTATGACGACGTAGACCGGATGTTAAAAAGGCCCTTCGTGCAGGACATACGGCTCTTCTTCGATCCGGCAGGGCGAGAAAGATTTGCTCATGAACACGACTTTAGCAGAAGGTCCGTAGGCTATTTCACCTTTGCCCTTAACTATGCGACGCAGAATGGGAAGACGGCTGGCTATCACGCGGTCAACCTTGCGATTCATACGCTGAATGCATTCTTAGTTTACGCCCTTGTTGTCCTCACCTTCCGGACACCGAATATGCGAGGATCATCCTTAGGGGGCCGCGCTCGAACTGTAGCTTTTTTTTCTGCCCTTCTTTTCGCCGGTCATCCTATTCAGACCGAGGCTGTTACCTATATTGTCCAGAGGCTCACCTCTCTGGCAACCTTTTTTTACCTGCTTTCCCTTGTTCTGTATATCACGTGGCGTCTGGAGGGTCATGAGAAGCCTGGAAGGTGGTTTTTCTATGGCTCGTCACTGCTGTCCGCAGTCTTTGCCATGAAGACCAAAGAGATATCCTTTACGCTTCCCGCAATTGTCACATTGTATGAGATGATGTTTTTCAGAGGAAAGGTCGGCAGCCGGTTGCTCGGTTTAATACCGCTGCTGATGACCATGCTCATCATTCCCATGAGTATGGCGGGAACAACGGGCAAGCCCCTTGGAGAACTCATGGGCGATGCGGGCGGGATGTTTCGGGCTCACAGCGCGCTTTCTCGCTGGGAGTATCTGGCGACCGAGATGCGGGTCATCATCACCTATATCAGGCTACTATTCTGGCCCATGGGACAGAGCCTTGATCACGACTATCCCCTGTACGATTCCTTCTTTGTGCCGGCGGTGTTTCTGTCTTTTCTCATCCTGTCGGCAATCGTCGCAATCGGCGCATATTCCCTTTATCATTCCCGTGTCGTGCCGCAGGATTCACGGAGTTCCTCCTCACCCGGCACGCGCCACTCGTTGCGTCTCGTCGCCTTCGGTATCTTCTGGTTCTTCATAACCCTTGCGGTCGAATCAAGCATTATACCGATTGCCGATGTCATCTCTGAGCACAGGCTTTACCTGCCCTCAATCGGGTTTATCCTTGCATGCACGAGCGCTCTTTTTGGGGGTGCAGAGAAACTCACATCCCGACGTAAAGGGTCTGTGAAGGTGCTCATCACGCTCCTTGCGATAACGTCGCTTTTTCTTGCCGGTCTTACATTTGCACGTAATATTGTGTGGAGCTCCGAGGTGAGCTTGTGGGAGGATGTCATACAAAAAAGCCCGATGAAGGCACGGGGATACAACGGTCTTGGCCTTGCCTATTACAACATGCGCCAATACGATCGGGCGATTGCACAGTTCGAGAGGGCGGTTGCCCTGTATCCCTCCTATGGGGCGGCATTCAACAACTTGGGGAATGCCCTTTACCAAAAGGGTCTCTACGACAGGGCAATTGAGGCAGAGACCAGGGCAATTGCCCTGGGGTCGGACAACCCTGTCTTTTATTTCGGCCGTGGAATGTCCCTTGCCAAAAAGGGCGATTACGACAGCGCAATAAAGGATTACACCAGAGCGATTGCCATCGACCCCGGCTATGCGGACGCCTACAACAACCTTGGATTCGTCTATCATCTTAGGGGGGCCTTCTCCCTTGCCATAGAGCAGTACTCTCAAGCGATTGCCCTGGATGCCCGAAATGCCCTTTTCTTTGAGAACAGGGGATTGGCCTATGCAGGAAATGGCGAACTCGACAAGGCTATCGAGGACTATTCGCAGGCGATTGCATTCGACCCAAGTCTTGTGAGCGCTTACAGCGGTCGAGGAATTGCTTACAGTCTTGAGGGCAGGCATGTTCAGGCAATGAGCGATTTTGACCATGCCATATTCCTGGAGCCCGGCAATGCTGAATCGTACGTCAGTCGCGGAGTAGCGAAAATGCGGGCAGGTCATCGCGGCGAAGCGCTCGCAGATTTTCAGCATGCATGCGATAAAGGCAGTGAAGCAGGATGCAGGGCCTTGCAGAAGGTGGGGCAGAAATAG